The stretch of DNA catatgtttcgaaaattctattttaaaaattatattctgaaattttatttccgaaatttcttattttagaAATTCGAAAAagtttattctttaaatttttcagAATATGTAGAAGTTAGTTATAGCTAAATAGTCAGTTTAAGAATTTGAAGAATGTAGGAAATATAGGAAGTAGAAGTCCAAATCATTTTGGTCCAATTTTTAACccaaatcaaaataattttttattttaatacacatttaaataatttgaaaattatgcCATCACAATTATTGAACTAGAAAAAGAATGTTGATGTTAATAGTTAgaacaaaacattttctttaggACAAAAACAAAGTTTTTAAGGAAGCtaacacgtaaaaaaaaaaaaaggttccaAAGGTTCTGTTCTGTGAATACCATCTGATTCCTCGGAAGATATAATGTGTAGCATGTAGTGAGTCATGAACTGCATAAATTTCTGCCATTTTTTTCGCTGGTAATGACTCATTTGGCAATGGCTCTCACCCATGATATTCTCTAACAATCTCATCaaaaatctatatatatttCGTCACTTTCAGATCTGATACACACGCAAATACCATAAGAAAAACTTGATTTCACTGATCTCAACTCAACACACTTCACTTCTGGGTCCCTCAGTACTGCATTGTTCAAGAGTGTGAAAGAGAGCCATGATGAATGCAACCATTGCAACTCCCGATGCAAGCCGTAATATTGTAGCTAACAAGGGGTTTGGGATAAGAAGAAGAAGTTCTGGCTTCTGGGGTGAGAACACAAGGGGAAGTCTTAACGTAAGATTTCCCAGTACTCAACCATGCAAGAGTTTTAAGGCTTCGAGTCTCAAGCCTGCCACTGCACGCGCTGTTTACTCTTCAGACGTCAACGTCAACGTAGAGTCTCCGGTAATAGCTACATGCAAACATTTTTCTGATGATACACGTGTGTTTTTTGTCATCTGATCTGAGTCACATGTTGGTGCATGAGATGTTTTTGTTTTCGTTAATGATTCTAAATAGTAATGTCGGTTTTGATTTTTCTGGTAGGCAACGGAGGGATCAGTTTTTCAGAGTCCAAAGGCAAACCCTGAAAATGTAGCTGCCATCATACTGGGTGGAGGTGCTGGAACTCGACTCTTTCCTCTTACCAGCACAAGAGCCAAGGCCGCTGTATGGTTTTCTAgtttatatcattttctttagaggtttttgttttaaattttccgaCATTAAAGATTCTCGTGACAGTGATGGATTCTGAATGTGATGAAATATATGTGTGGAGTTATTGATTAACAATTTCATGATGTTTGCAGGTTTCCATTGGAGGGTGTTACAGACTCATAGATATTCCTATGAGCAATTGCATCAACAGTGGCATCAGGAAAGTGTACGTTTTAACTCAGTTCAACTCTTTCTCCCTCAATGCGCACCTGTCTCGCacgtataatattaaaaatggagtGAACTTTGGAGGTGGTTTTGTGGAGGTAAGTTGTTTCCAGCATTTGAAAAAGAGTGAGATTTATAGACAAGTTTGAAGAAACTTATCGGTGAATCTATGATCAAAGTTGGGGTAATTTACATGAAACAGGTCTTGGCTGCTACTCAAACTCCTGGAGAATCTGGGAGCAAATGGTTCCAAGGAACAGCTGATGCAGTGAGGCGATTTATCTGGGTTTTTGAGGTAGGTATTATGAATGCTACATGAATCTATGCTAAAATTTCTTATTTAGTAACATAAaatgaatgtgtgtgtggatgATTACCATGCAGGATGCCAAGAACAAGAATATTGAACACATAATGATAATTTCTGGTGACCATCTTTGCCGGATGGACTATTTGAAGCTTGTGGAGGTACAACTTAATTAATTTCTCAGCTAAAATTTCATCATTCATTGTACATAGTTCATGGGAACTGTGCTTACAGAAACATGCAGTGACCAATTTCTAAAGTTAACACTAATTGATGAGGACTATGCTTGCAGCAACACAGTGCGAACAATGCTGATATCACAGTTTCATGTGTACCTATGGATGAAAGGTATGTATATGGAAAAGTAAAATGTATTAATTTCAGAAACAATAAACTGTTGGAGTTGACCAATGTTAACTATTTTGTAGCGGTGCATATGATCATGGGctaatgaaaattgataaaaggGGAAGGGTTACAGAGTTTTTAGAAAATCCAAATGAAGCTGATGTGAACGCAATGGTACAATAGTTGTGCCTTAACTCTCACATTTCAgatattgaatgaaaaatgaaGTGTTGTTCAGAGCTAATTCACTGTCACTTTGATAACTGCAGCGTGTTGATACCACTCTCCTAGGGTTAAGTGCAGAAGAAGCAGAGAAATATCCTTTCATTTCTCCAATGGGAGTTTTTGTGTTCAGAACTGAGGTGCTGCTGAAACTGCTAAGATGGAGTTGTCCTTCTTGTAATGACTTAGAATCTGAAATTATCCCATCTTCTTTGAGGGACCACAAAGTCCAAGTGAGAAACAATCCAAACCATGGAATTGAATGATGCTCTTATGCTAATGAAGTAAAATTCCTTTCTGTTCTTGATGATTTTGTTTCTGTTTGTATTTTCAGGCATATATGTTCAAGAATTACTGGAAAGATATTGGAACTATCAAGTCCTTCTTTGAAGCCAATCTGGACCTAACAGAACAGGTTTATTTCCTCTATAGTTAATTCttaatttgaagttttttttccCATCTGTGACATTTActggttttattatttttagtctcCAAAGTTTGAGTTCTATGATCAGAAGAGGCCTTTCTTCACTTCCCCAAGAAACCTACCACCCACTAGAGCAATAAAATGCAGGGTAAGAGTGATAACTTTTACTggtttgcttctttttttttatgctaTTACAGCAAATGAATAACTGAGCTTGGTTTTTGCAGATTGTGGACGCAATTATCTCTCATGGGGTCTTCTTGAATCAGTGTAAAGTTCAACATTCTGTTGTTGGTTTGCGCTCACGTTTAGAGGCTGGTTCAGAGCTTCAGGTAAGCTTATTCTGCAGTTTTTCTCTGCATCATGAAGGGTTATACTTCTCACCATTGAAAATTGGTACCATGGCCTCAAAATGTCAAAACTTTAGCACACCATTTCACCCCTCTGAgttgttttttcttaattgaaaCTGCAGAATTCGATTTAAATAATTGCAAATGAGTATTATAGGAGTAAAAGTTGAGGATGCTGTGTGAGATGCATGTACTTATGAACCTTGTTATGCAGGATACCATGATGATGGGTGCTGACTTCTATCAAACTGATTCTGAAATTGCAACACTGCTGGCAGCTGGAAAGGTTCCAATGGGTGTTGGAGAGAATACCAAAATCAGGTACCATGATGTCACTTAGTGAAACCTTTTCATACTCAAATAGAACAAAAATGTCTAGTGTTGTTCCTTATTCTTTCAGAATCAAAATAGTGTGTTTTTAATGCTCAACAGAAAATAGCAACACAAAATCCAGTAAAAAACTGAATTCTGTGATCAAATGGTTTGGAATTTGACCATTGCCTCATTCTAAGTTCTTTGTTTCTGATTTTGAAGGAAGTGCATCATTGACAAGAATGCCAAAATAGGAAGAAATGTGATCATTGCCAATGCTGATGTAAGTGTTGCATAAAAAACTCACTGTGGAAACATGGTTTTTCACAATCCAacgtttttgttttgtttgctgatttagtttttttgatGACTCCACAGGGTGTTGAAGAAGCTGACAGGCCTGAAGAGGGATTCTACATTAGGTCTGGCATCGTAGTTATAGTGAAGAATGCAACAATCAAAGATGGAACAGTGATTTGAAGGAGTTTGTTGCAGAAAGTGTAGTAGGATTAGTCTGTTCCATTGTATACTCCAAGTTACACTTCATGTAGGAACTCTCTCAGTTTCGGAATAAATAGTTTCTGTTGTTTTGTTTCAATCAAAGattctttacatttttaaatttaaataattatttataataaaaactatttaataaatattcctttataattaaataattttttactagaataaagaaaaagtgaacACTCATTTTACAAAGTGTTGAAGACTTATCTCAGTTTCTAACATCCCTTGCTTTATTCTTCTTAACAATGGAGGATTTCTTCATCCTGATTCTGTTGAGCTTCTGAGACTCTTGAGCAATCAAAGTAGCAGTTGAACTATTCTCATCTAAGGGCACTTCATAGCCATCTTTAAAAGAATCCATTCCTTCTGCTAAAAGATGCCAAAACAAGCCACCAGTTGCTGCACCACCATCACTTGCTGATGAATAGATTGAAGAATAGACCAAGTTGAAAAATTGATCCCTTAGTGTAATTGAGTCACTGCTCATGTTTTTCACTGATACTCCAAACTCACCAAACAAAACTGGCTTCTGAATAATAATCTGTGCATCTTGTATGTGATCATTCAGCCATCGAACCAAAAATAAGGTTTGTTCTTCATTGCTTGATCCTGGTAACCTGCTCATAACCTTACCCAATTCAGCATTatcatcaaaaataaaatctttccTTAGAATACTAAGAAACCAGTTAGGtgaactttaaacctaactaAACCTTATAAAATTGGTTTGTAAAGTAAGATTTGCATCATGAATTAATCTCTTATCGGTCGATGTAAGACTTTTAACAATATACAGCAGTACGTGATTGATTGACAGTGTATCAACCTTACAGGACTAACTTGTAAGgtaagatttaattttattagcCGATATGAAACTTCTAACAATATACAGCAGTATGTGATTGATTGATAGTGTATCAACCTTACAAGACTAACTTGTAAGGTAAGATTTACATTCTGAATTAGTCTTATTTTTAATCGATGTGAAATTTCTAACAATATATATCTATCTGTATGTGATTGAAAGAAGTGTATCAACCTTTTTAGGCAGCATTAAGAATTCTAAGGAGATATTTATAGATAAAATGTGTCTAAATGTGGCCTAAGAAAAATGGTGATTGATGATTAAATAGAAGTGAAATTCCACACCATTGATCAGGGTATGAATGAACTGTGGCAAAATCAATGGCAGGGATTTGGTTGTTTGCAATGAAATCTGTTCCAACTTGGAAATTTGGATTAGACTCATTCTTTGAAAGTCCATAGAAGCCCTCCAGACCAGCTTCAAGTAAATGATTTCCATCTATGGATTTCAAGTAAGTTGCCATTTCAGTAATCCAAGCCTGTCAAAatgtttcaaaacaaaaatcatatataattgtattactttttcataaataattataaaggattctcttagttttctttttctttgtattgATAGTACATAAAGGTTTTATTTCGTCATCTAAAGATATATGGTGACATTTGATATGTTTGGTTATTTTATAGTcatcttcaaaatatatttacaccaaGTTCGAATTAAttgatgatatatttttttctactttaacCAGAGGCTAGAGTTTCAAACATTTGTTTCAAAAGACAGTTATATCAACCTtgttttcaataattttgtaaaaaaaatagtagacagatagaagaaatttatttattttttattttcatctctgtattttaaaaaaaaatacattcatGTCTAAAGGTTTTCTACCCTTCTATTCTTCCTAACAAAATTGAAGGCTATATTTATTTGGACAAAACtttagaaaatactttttgAGAATTTCAATACACAATAACAAATTCTAATGCATCCAATaaagaatttctttttttaaataatttttttttctttgtaataaTTACCTGAACTGTGTTTCCTGAATGATCAGAAGGGCATCTAATTTCATTCATGAGTTCCCAAGCCATTATGGTTGGATCATCTTTGTAAACCACTCCCGTGAAGTTATTACGCCTTGTGAGTACACTCTATCATGCAGACAAAACATAAAACCACATTGTTATGTGTCTTTTTCACTTCAAAAACCTTGCTACAAATGTTGTCACGAGCAGAAGTAGCTGAGACAgcaactaataataataaaaaattactgcACACTGCATATGTAGTTAGTGCTGAATTTTTCTTCATGCAGTGTTTGTTTGATTCGTTGTACTTAAATGCTCTTTATATAAGAAGTGGTGGATAGCACAGTGCACATGTACAAACATTAAGATGGTTGAAAAAATCACAAGTTTGTAGGAGTAGCAAGTAGCAACATTCTTTAAGAAAAGTCTACACCTCTATAACAGCTTCATTAATTCTTGCTACCTTTCAGCTGCTAAACATTTATGCTCACATACCAAACAACTACAAAAGCTGGTGATGGTAAACTTTTTTTGAACTTCCTTTTTCcaattatatactataaatcaataaatcaatattattttgcTGAGACATATACAACTCGAACATGATACTACACATTAATAGATAATCTAATAATAGTTTGATAATAGGTGAAACAACATGTTCAACAGACAACAAATCTCTTCAATACATGACTCGAATATCATATTAAAAGTGAATTTTCGGTTTAACTCATTCTTATAAAATGAGCCTGTAAGATAAAATTAAcgattatttatatattctaaattgatctgataaaataatattaaaaagaaaagaaaatacagTAATGAAAAGTTGAATTACCTTGATATGGTTTTTGTAGAATTCCTTAACAAGAGAGTTTGTGAAGAAATCATCTTCAGAATGTAGGGACTGGCCCTGACTCTTTGCCCACTCAACATATTGTTTCTTTCCTCCAAAGTCATCATAGTTATTCACCAAACTCAACACCAACTTGGTCCCATACTTTCTGGCTTCTGATATTACAAAGTCTAGTCCCTTCATTATTCACACAgccaaaatatcattattaccGCTGCAGAAAACTGTACACCAATTATAACAGGCATGCATTTCACAGAACAACTAATG from Vigna unguiculata cultivar IT97K-499-35 chromosome 8, ASM411807v1, whole genome shotgun sequence encodes:
- the LOC114194211 gene encoding glucose-1-phosphate adenylyltransferase large subunit 1-like, which codes for MNATIATPDASRNIVANKGFGIRRRSSGFWGENTRGSLNVRFPSTQPCKSFKASSLKPATARAVYSSDVNVNVESPATEGSVFQSPKANPENVAAIILGGGAGTRLFPLTSTRAKAAVSIGGCYRLIDIPMSNCINSGIRKVYVLTQFNSFSLNAHLSRTYNIKNGVNFGGGFVEVLAATQTPGESGSKWFQGTADAVRRFIWVFEDAKNKNIEHIMIISGDHLCRMDYLKLVEQHSANNADITVSCVPMDESGAYDHGLMKIDKRGRVTEFLENPNEADVNAMRVDTTLLGLSAEEAEKYPFISPMGVFVFRTEVLLKLLRWSCPSCNDLESEIIPSSLRDHKVQAYMFKNYWKDIGTIKSFFEANLDLTEQSPKFEFYDQKRPFFTSPRNLPPTRAIKCRIVDAIISHGVFLNQCKVQHSVVGLRSRLEAGSELQDTMMMGADFYQTDSEIATLLAAGKVPMGVGENTKIRKCIIDKNAKIGRNVIIANADGVEEADRPEEGFYIRSGIVVIVKNATIKDGTVI
- the LOC114193912 gene encoding mannan endo-1,4-beta-mannosidase 7-like — its product is MKLGFFLFSLVLYQMILQPGIFKVEGDDDDDEFVRVRGVQLLLNGKPFYANGYNAYWLMYMASDPSQRNKVSSAFQVAANHGLSIARTWAFSDGGDNPLQYSPGSYNEHMFLGLDFVISEARKYGTKLVLSLVNNYDDFGGKKQYVEWAKSQGQSLHSEDDFFTNSLVKEFYKNHIKSVLTRRNNFTGVVYKDDPTIMAWELMNEIRCPSDHSGNTVQAWITEMATYLKSIDGNHLLEAGLEGFYGLSKNESNPNFQVGTDFIANNQIPAIDFATVHSYPDQWLPGSSNEEQTLFLVRWLNDHIQDAQIIIQKPVLFGEFGVSVKNMSSDSITLRDQFFNLVYSSIYSSASDGGAATGGLFWHLLAEGMDSFKDGYEVPLDENSSTATLIAQESQKLNRIRMKKSSIVKKNKARDVRN